The region GTTAAATTACTTCCTTGGATTGCAAGTCAAACAGTCGAAAGATGGAACCTTCATTTCTCAAAGTAAGTATGCCAAAAATTTGGTCAAGAAATTTGGGATGGAGTCTGCTAAacatgccaaaacaccaatggggaCCACGACCGAACTGCccaaggatgaaaatggtgtaaagGTAGATCCAACACTATACAGAAGCAAAATTGGAAGTCTTCTATATCTCACGGCTAGTTGACCTGACATTAGCTATAATGTTGGGGTGTGTGCTCGGTATCAAGGGAATCCTATGGAATCCCATGTAACAGTTGTAAAGCAAATCATTCACTATGTGAATGGTACTCTTGAGTATGGAATTTggtactcaaaggaaacaaactctaaccttgtttgttttagtgatgttgattgggcaggcaatgcagatgacagaaaaagtacaagtggtggatgcTTCTATCTAGGGAATAATCTAGTTTCCTAgcatagcaagaaacaaaattcaatctcCTTGTCAATTGTCGAGGCTGGGTACATAGTTGTAGGAAGTTATTGTACTCAAttgttgtggatgaaacaaatgatgacaaattatgggtttgatcttgacactttgactattttttgtgataatactagTGCAATTAATATCTCAAAATATCACGTTCAACATtctcgcactaaacacattgatattcgtcatcattttattagggaaccttttgaaaataaaacgttggtcttagaatatattgagactgcAACAAATTGCAAATATTTTCACAAAAGCCCTCGATACGGTCAGGTTTGATTCCCTCAAGAAATTCTTGGGGGTTTGTACTAATTAAATATTGTATGAGTTGTGCCATATCGCTGTGCTAGAAAGTGTTGCTCGATGTCTTCTTGTTATTGTCCAAAGAGAAAGTCTCAAACATTATGACAAAATGTATTTTTACTACTGGTTAGACTTTATAgttaatatatatcatgcatattttttttaaaataaaatcaaaataaatagtccCTCCAATTAATATTCTTCCAAATCAATGTGTGTTTATAGTGTGTGAGCATATGATCCTTAAAAGGTATTTTTGGGATCCAttttagaatagagctacctgcaTTGTTGTGAGATTGCCATCTTTGAGCAAGTTGAAACTTTGTAACTataattatgtagaagatactctaccactgataAAGGCTGCCTTTagtgtagtgtgaaagcgtctaatttgggtACTCTTTGAGAAAAATGCTAAAAAATTGCCACATAGGGCAATGACCCTGAAAAGGCTAAAATTGCCATATagggcaatgatctctgctttcacaatcacacacaaatgcttaagaTATATTGTTGGGAAAATttttgtaagactcatacacactTAATGATttggataaaatatttttttgtgatAGAAGTAAATATTTTGTGATCTTTTTTGaaaataaaagcatgatttatactaaatatattttctaacatTATAGTAAATATATGTTACGAATTAATGTTTGTTACTCTAATGATGGGGCACAGAGACATTGGGCACAATCAGAATGGAATATTTTTGGTACTTTTGTTTGtataatatattacaaaaaaaaaaaaaaagacttggcTGTGGCTACCAAGAAAGGGAAAATGTGGTTGGTAATATGCTGTTTTTTATTTTGtcacttattatattatttgacttcaaaagtttctatttttggattatttTCCTTAACTGTGCATAAATATTTTTGGgatgttatttcattaatttgGTCTTAAAAAGGAATAAAATCAAATCCTTGAGTGTCATTTTATTCTCTTTATAATCGGTCAAAGAGAGATTCATTTCCtcattctttttaaaaaaaaaaaaactctttctttttctttctctgtcttttttttctctatttttgtTTGCAGCCATGGTGTAAACTTGAGGCAGTGGAGTCCAAGCATTTCCCATTGGTAACAACTTTCTCGGTCACCACAAAGAAGGCTTGAAAACATGTGTTGTCCTTATCTTTTGGCCTCTTCGATAGACAAAGAGTGGGAGTAgtagtattattttattttggtttGACTCTTCGGATATGTTTTGATGTGTCTTGAGTTAGATGTTGTATGCAGGGGGAGTTTGTTTCTTGTCTTTGCAAAACTAACCTTGTGCTTCTTGCAGGATCTTCTTgagtaaattaaaataaatgtgcTTCGTTTATAAAAATGCCAAAAAGGGGATATTGTAAAGACCTCGTTTGGCAAATATTTTAtagaacatttattttatttactaatGATTTCTATGAATTAAAACTAGTTTGCATTTGCTGTAAAAAACATGTGTGACTCATCATTGAGTTGTCAAAAGTTTTAATTCTTATCTATATCTTAAAAGGATTCCTGAAATAGAAATTACAATCCTTGAAGATATGATCCTATCATGATAATTTCGTGTAGAATAAATCACATATCCTCAAGATATTATTTGACCTGAATgtgatttattttttcaaatgaatCTGGACTTAACTCTGCCTAGGTACAGAACTGCCCAGTCGGATGCCCAATCTATCGAGATAGAATCAAACAGACTGGCAGATAGTTTCCTTATAAAGAAATTTGCAAATCATTTCTTTATTGCAAGAGAGTCTCTTCAGAACGTACAAACAACTATAAATAGATAGCAAGAGCTCTTGGAAAGTCAAATCTCTTATCTTATGATAAggataatttatttgatttattctgACTGAGTATTTTCAGGGATTGAGTTATTCTGGATAAGAAAGATTTGAAAATGAACCTGGTCAAGAAAAATGATCAAATTCGTTACAATCAGTAAAGATTGATGATCATGTTGACTCAGTAGTTTCCTATTTCTTCGGAATAGAATCAACCTGGCTggaaaaaaatttcaatcaaagaAATTTGCAAATATCCTTGTATTAATTGCAAGATTTCAGAAGAGCTGGCCTTGGAAGTATGTCTCAGCTATAAATACCTTGTCAAGGCCTTTGGAAAAATCACCTCCTCCATTTTGTATCTTGTAAacatttgttattattttttaggagtgtttctttgtaaagattaagttgttcaccttaatctttgtgtgtGTTCCGAATGCACTCGTCCATATATCTATCTTGTTCCTTATAACAGGTGGTATCTCTTATGAATGTGTTtctaaggatcttcgggagaagatttcatgaaagtctcacttcgggaggaagatAGCACTCACTATTCTTTGAAGAGATTTCAAGAGAATCAAcgtttcatcaaaaccagattcgtagagaagagtataACAAGATTGCGGTAATAGTTTAatagggagtcttacattgtatAAGTCAATGATTTTGTACACcttatttctttactaattggtttattctctaaGCGTGACTAttaggactagttttggtatgtttttagggcgtgttttaagatgcaattttaatcttttatttggttttgtgcgatattatgccagtgtttattgtgttttcaggattaagtgtggttatgaaggaaatagcttgaaattggaggaaaagcgcttaattcttgaagaaacggtgttaaacgggctaaggaatggaaactaGGCGAATTCGGGGCTCAAATTGATGATTTGGCGAAAAAGTGgaattagagccgcagctctatggTGTAGGGCCGCAGCCCTAAGAGTTTCAGAGAAGAGAAAAAGATTCTGTCAGCATTAGAGTTGCAGCTCTATCAGatagagctgaggctctattaaAATCTGAATTAGAGCTGCGGCGCTACAAGAAGTCAGAGACGAATTCTGGATGGCGAAGTGAactagagctgcggctctatcaaGTGGAGCCGCGACGCCAGTCCATACGGAAGCCGAAgttagggcatttttcaagggcaattttgtcctttcgcacataattgattagggattataaaagctttcttaatgaaATTTTTAAGGGGAGATTAACCCTAGGAGACGGCTAGAGGCACATTGTGGAGGATAGAAAGTGGAGTCGAAGAATTCATcacagttttcttcttttctactttgaatttctgtattttggatgctttttatttcttctatggttattatgaatttgatcatgaactaaactatttttctagggtgttaatgggttctcctgaacctttattttaaattaatgcaagttttatgatttcaattttatcttgtgatttattcaatttgaatctaatgcttgtgaatgattgatcaccattgacatgaaatatatgattttgattcgaaatctgagaagtgagaattgaatatactgtaattaaataaacatagatttcatattaggacgagagCACCTGTGTGGTttgtgtagttttagggttgttaatcttaatgcctatcttatgtttatttatcacagagatgtagaaaatttgcataagagcgagacttatatatcctagtacgaatataagttattattgttgacctactatcacaagagaaaaattgaatagtaagatttgtgttaataagaattaaagaggatggttggtgaaattgattgccctagtttttaatccattgaaGTTTCTTAACGTTGTCTATTTTCAGTTCTTGaagttaattttagatttttggttttacaattttagttaattcttgAGACTCAATTATCGtaagccaaatagaaataggaattaagttttggtacttaatatacagtcctcgtgggaatgatctcacttactctttattacttgttacgattgtgtgcacttgcgtatcgattttacacaacaagtttttggcgccgttgccggtgAACTGTTTTTACTAATATCAagaaattaattctttttctaatTTGGTTGCTTTTCTTTTATACCGTTCTGATTCTGGTTTTCTTTTGCAATTTGTGATTTCAGGTATTCATATAGTTTATGCGATGACAGGGGTCTGAATCAAGGGTGCCTGTTGATCCTGAAATTGAGAAAACCTGTAGAAGAAATCAGAAACAAAAAAGGGTAGAAAGAATGGCTCAGAACAGAGGTAACAGAGGGGTTGAAAACATTTCCCATGATAACGCTGAGAATATAAATGCGGGGATAGCAGCAGGTAATGTTGGAGGAATAGGAGTTGCTGACCGAGTTGCACCAGTTCAGCAACCAATGCAAAGAAGTTTGAGGGACTATGTGCTACCTACTGTAACGGGAGCACAgtcatgcattagacctccaacggttgaggctaataattttgaaattaagcctGCTATTTTGCAAATGGTCCAATCATCAGTTCAGTTTGGGGGATTGCCAACGGAAGACCCAAACTTACATTTGGCTAATTTTCTAGAGCTCTACGCCACATTCAAGATGAATGGAGTGACAAACGATGCAGTGAGGTTGAGACTATTCCCGTTTTCATTGAGGGACCGAGCAAAGAGTTGGCTTATTTCTCTGGAAGCCAATTCTATCACAACATGGGAGGAGCTAACTCAGAAATTTTTAGCAAAATTTTTCCCACCATCGCTGTCTGCAAGGTATAGAGGTGAAATCAACAATTTTCACCAAAAAGATGGTGAATCGTTGTATGATGCGTGGGAGAGGTTTAAGGGGCTTATGAGAAAATGTCCCCATCATGGAATCGAAAAATGGATGTTAGTCCATAttttttacaatggtttgtgtGGTACTACTCGCACAATCATAGATGCAGCGTCTGGAGGAACGTTCATGAGTAAGAGCACTAATGAAGCTTATGATCTGTTGGAAGAAATGGCTATGAATAACTATCAATGGCCATCAGAAAGAGAAACCACTAAGAAGGTGGCTGGAGTGCATGAATTGGATGCCATATCAATGTTGTCCGCTCAAGTGGCAACATTAACCAAACAGTTATAGCAGAACAACATTCAAGCTCAAGCTCCAGTTATGCAGATGCAGATTATATGTGAGTTATGTGGAGGGCCTCATTTATTTGAGCAATGCACAAATAGGGATTTTAACAATATTCCTATGGAGCAAGTGCAAGCAATTGGGAACTTCCCAAGGCCCTCCAACAACCCATATTCCATGAGTTACAATCCAGGGTGGCGGAATCACCCAAATTTTTCTTGGACAAGTGGGCAGGGCAGTCAGCAACAATTTCAATAGAATCTACCACAGTATCCTCGACCTCCTCCTGGGTTTTATCAGCAGCAACTAGTAAGACCTGCACAGCAATAGGTGCAAGCAAAGCAAGACGGTCAGGCTGATGTGTTAACTCAATTTATGACAGAAACGAGATCATCAATTCGAAGCTTGGAAACTCAGATTGGATAGTTGGCCACGCTTATGGAAAATCGAGCTTAAGGGAACTTGCCAAGCACTACTGAAGTGTATCCAAAAGGGAATCTTAATGAACAGTGCCAGGCGATTAGTTTGAGGAGTGGAACAATATATGAGGGAACAAGTATGGAAAAAAGAGTCGAGCAGAAGCAGGATCAACAGGCACCCAATGTTGAGGACAAGAAGACTTGCGAAGAAAAGGTTAAAGAGATTCCTCCAGCAAGAGAAGTGGTACCTTCGATGTATATAGATCATCACATAAAAATTCCATATCCATAGAGACTCCAAAAGAACCGTCTTGACAAGCAGTTTAGAGGTATTCAAGAGGCTGCATATCAACATCCCCTTTGCAGAAGCATTAGAACAGATGCCCAGTTACGTCAAATTCATGAAATATATCTTATCAAAGAAGAGAAAGATGGAGGATTATGAAACTGTGGCATTGACCGAAGAGTGCAGTGCTATTTTGCAAAGGAAGCTTCCACAGAAGTTGAGAGATCCTGGAAGTTTCACAATCCCATGCACAATTGGTAACTTTGAGTGTAAACATGCACTATGCGATTTGGGAGCCAGCATAAATCTCATGCCTCTATCAGTAttcaaaagacttggtttgggtgagGCAAAGCCAACCACTGTTACACTACAGTTGGCAGATCAATCACTGGCTCATATGAGGGGGATTATAAAAGATGTGCTAGTGAAGGTTGACAAATTCATTTTCCCTGCAGATTTTATTGTgctggacatggaggaggatgcAAATGTCCCAATTATTCTTGGGCGACCTTTTCTAGCGACAGGACAAGCTCTCATAGATGTTCAAAAGGGAGAGCTTAAACTTAGAGTTGAGGGGGACGAGGTGGTATTTAGTGTCTTCAAGGCAATGACGTATCCGATGGCTAGTGACAGTTGTTACAATGTGGATGTAATAGAGAAAGCAGTTTTGGAAAGAAGGGTGAGTAGTGATTCTTTAGAGGCAATATTGACTGGTGGGGAGgaatatgatgatgatgaagagatGAAAGAATATGTAAAGTGGATTAACTCTTACCACTCGTatttgaagaaatttgaagagttgGCAGAGGCCACCGAACGACCATTAACATCCATCCAGCAGCCACCGAATTTGGAATTAAAGGCTCTTCCTGATCATTTGTGTTATGCGTACTTAGGGGAGAATGAGACTTTACCAGTAATTGTTTCAGCTGATCTCTCAAAAATTGAATTAGAGAAATTGTTGAGGGTTTTACGGgctcataaattggccattggatGAACATTGgcggatattagaggaataagtccTTCAACAGTAATGCATCGAATCTTAGTGGAGGAAGAAAGGAAGCCATCTATAGAGGCTCAAAGAAGGCTCAATCCAGCTATGAAGGAGGTTGTACTTGAGCAGATCTTGAAATGGTTGGACGtcggggtgatctacccaatttctgatagtgcttgGGTGAGTCCAGTGCAGGTGGTGCCAAAGAAGGGTGGAATAACAGTAGTCAAGAATGAAAATAACGAGTTAATCCCAACTCGAACTGTGACCGGGTGGCGCATTTGCATTGACTATCACAAGTTAAATAAGGCGACACGAAAAAGACCACTTCCCACTTCCTTTTGTTGATCAGATGTTGGATAGGTTGGCAAGCAATGAGTATTATTGCTTTTTAGATGGTTACTCAGGGTATCATCAAATTTCCATCGCACCAGAGGACCAAGATAAAATGACATTTACATGTCCCTATGGCACGTtcgctttcaggagaatgccattcggACTATGTAATGCACCAGCAACATtccaacggtgcatgatggcaatcttttcagatatggtggaaaggagcattgagattttcatggatgatttttctgtctTTGGCTCTTCATTTGATTTGtgtttgggtaacttggagaaTGTATTAAACCGATGTGAAAAAGAAAATCTGGTGTTAaactgggaaaaatgccattttatggtcaAGGAGGGAATAGTACTTGGGCATAGAATCTCTAGTAAAGGTATTGAGGTGGATCAAGCCAAGATCTCAATAATAGAAAATCTTCCCCCACCGGTGTCAGTAAAAGGAGTACGAAGTTTTCTTGGGCATGCTGGATTTTACAGAAGATTTATCAAAGGCTTTTCAAAAATTTCTAAGCCTCTTTCGACCTTGTTAATGAACGGAGTGAAATTCGATTTTAATGAAGATTGTTTAAAAGCTTTCCGAATGTTAAAGGAGAAGTTGATTTCTGCACCAATAGTTGCTGCACCAAATTGGGACCTTCCATTCGAATTGATGTGCGATGCCAGTGACTATGCAGTTGGGGCAGTTTTGGGTCAGAGAATTGATAGGGTCTTTTATACTATTTATTATGCAAGCAGAACAATGAATGAAGCTCAATTAAACTATTCCACCACTGAAAAGGAACTGCTTGCAATAGTGTTTGCAGTCGATAAGTTTAGACCCTACCTCATTGGAAATAAGGTCATAGT is a window of Humulus lupulus chromosome 4, drHumLupu1.1, whole genome shotgun sequence DNA encoding:
- the LOC133831910 gene encoding uncharacterized protein LOC133831910, with protein sequence MEDYETVALTEECSAILQRKLPQKLRDPGSFTIPCTIGNFECKHALCDLGASINLMPLSVFKRLGLGEAKPTTVTLQLADQSLAHMRGIIKDVLVKVDKFIFPADFIVLDMEEDANVPIILGRPFLATGQALIDVQKGELKLRVEGDEVVFSVFKAMTYPMASDSCYNVDVIEKAVLERRVSSDSLEAILTGGEEYDDDEEMKEYVKWINSYHSYLKKFEELAEATERPLTSIQQPPNLELKALPDHLCYAYLGENETLPVIVSADLSKIELEKLLRVLRAHKLAIG